One genomic window of Salvia miltiorrhiza cultivar Shanhuang (shh) chromosome 4, IMPLAD_Smil_shh, whole genome shotgun sequence includes the following:
- the LOC131019497 gene encoding 40S ribosomal protein S16-like — protein MAAPTAKESVQCFGRKKTAVAVTHCKRGRGLIKINGKPIELVEPEILRYKAFEPILLLGRHRFAGVDMRIRVKGGGHTSQIYAIRQSIAKALVAFYQKYVDEQSKKEIKDILGRYDRTLLVADPRRCEPKKFGGRGARARFQKSYR, from the coding sequence ATGGCGGCACCCACGGCAAAGGAATCCGTTCAGTGCTTCGGCCGGAAGAAAACCGCAGTAGCGGTCACTCACTGCAAGCGCGGCCGTGGTCTGATCAAAATCAACGGTAAACCGATCGAGCTTGTGGAGCCGGAGATCCTCCGCTACAAGGCTTTCGAGCCGATCCTTCTCCTCGGCCGCCACCGCTTCGCCGGAGTGGACATGCGCATCCGCGTGAAAGGTGGCGGTCACACCTCGCAGATCTACGCCATCCGTCAGTCCATTGCGAAGGCCCTCGTCGCGTTCTACCAGAAGTACGTCGACGAGCAGTCGAAGAAGGAGATCAAGGACATCCTCGGTAGGTACGACAGGACGCTCCTCGTCGCCGATCCCAGGCGCTGCGAGCCGAAGAAATTCGGCGGTCGTGGCGCTCGTGCTAGGTTCCAGAAATCTTACCGTTAA